The nucleotide sequence TTGCCCATGGACGCCAGGAACTGCGAGGGATCGGCTGCCAGTCCGGGGGTGCTGGCAGGTTTCTCCACGAAGGCGGCGATCTTCTGCGGGTCGTTCGGGTCCACTTCGATGACACCGAACTGATTGGCCATGTTGAGCGGTTGGCGTACCGCCGCAACCGTGGCCTTCGCGCCGCTTGCGATGTGCTGCTCCACCATCTGGGAGAAGTCCATCCGGTAAACGTGGTCCGCGCCGACCACTACCACGATGTCCGGGGCGTCATCATGGATGAGGTTCAGCGATTGGTAGATGGCATTGGCACTGCCAAGGAACCAGCTCTTGCCCACCCGCTGCTGCGCCGGAACGGAAGCCACGTAACGGCCCAGCTGCGTGGACATGCGCCACGTTTCCGAGATGTGCCGGTCAAGACTGTGTGATTTGTACTGAGTCAATACCACGATTTTCAAATATCCCGAATTAACGAGATTCGACAGCGCAAAGTCAATTAACCTGTAGCCGCCAGCAAACGGAACGGCCGGCTTGGCCCGATCCGCCGTCAGCGGCATGAGTCGGTTGCCTTCGCCGCCTGCCAATACGATTGCCAAAACTTTCTTCAACGCCATGGTCACAGCTCCCCGTACGTCTTCGTATCCCCCAAAAGTCCGATTTTCCGGACCCTTTCACACTAGAACACATACGCCGGAACGACTACGTTGGTTAGCGTGCGAATAGACATTGTGACTAAAGAATTCCCTCCGGAAATTTATGGCGGTGCCGGTGTCCACGTTGCCGAGCTCAGCCGGGTGCTGGCGAAGCACGTCGACCTTCATGTCAGGGCGTTCGGCGCGCCCCGTGATGCCGACTACCACGGGGCAACCGTGGCCTCCTACGCCACTCCCGAAGACCTCGGCGGTGCCAACGCTGCACTCCAGACCTTGGGCGTTGATCTCAGGATCGTTCCGGACATTGCGGGAGCGGACCTTGTCCACTCGCACACCTGGTACGCCAACATGGCCGGTCACCTGGCATCGCTGCTGCATGGCATACCCCATGTACTCAGCGCCCACAGCCTGGAACCGCTGCGCCCGTGGAAAGCCGAGCAGCTCGGCGGCGGGTATGCCTTGTCATCATGGGTCGAAAAGACAGCCTACGAAGCTGCCGCCGCCATCATTGCCGTCTCCGATGGCATGCGCCAGGACATCCTCCGCAGCTATCCCGACGTCGATCCCGACAAGGTGCGCGTGGTCCACAACGGCATTGACGTCTCCCTGTGGGAGCGCGACGAGGAAGATGATGCCATCCGGGCGTTGGGCATTGATCCCGCCAAGCCCAGCGTGGTGTTTGTTGGCCGCAACACCCGCCAAAAGGGCGTTCCGTACCTGCTTCGCGCGGCGTCGAGCCTCCCCGACGATGTCCAGTTGGTGCTGTGCCTCGGCGCGGCGGACACTCCCGAGCTTGCCGCTGAAACGGCACGGCTCATCGAGGAGCTGCAGACCAAGCGGCAGGGTGTGGTTCTCATCGAACGGATGCTCCCGCGCCGGGAGCTGATCCAGGTCCTGAGCCATGCCACGGCTTTTGCCTGCCCTTCCATCTACGAACCCCTGGGCATCGTGAACCTGGAAGCGATGGCTTGCGGCGCAGCCGTCGTGGCCAGCGCCACCGGCGGCATTCCGGAAGTGGTCCAGCACGGTGAAACCGGCCTGCTGGTTCCCTTGGAGCAGGTCACCGACGGCACCGGCACTCCGCTGGACCCTGGGAAGTTCGTCAGTGATTTCGCCGCCGCCCTCAACCAGGTGGTGTCGGATCCCGCGCGCGCCCGGGAGATGGGTATCGCTGGACGGCGGCGGGCCGAGGACCACTTCTCCTGGGAGTCCATTACGGAGACAACCCTCGAGGTGTACCGCTCAGTGCTGCGCTGACGCCCCGCTTCCCGGGTCCGTCCCGAAAGCACGCCAAACCACGACGGCGCCGCCCCCCTCGGTGGGGACGGCGCCGTCGCGGTTTAACTTCCCAGGCTGTTTGCCGGAAGGTGCATCACTTCGACGGGCGGGATTTTGCTGCTTTCAATGCCAGCAGCGCCTTCTCGTCCGAGGGTGCGCTGCCGCTGGCACGCATTTCGCGGAAATGCCGGCGCGCCTCATCCTGGCGTTCCGCTTCTGCGCCGCTGGCGATCCTGGCCCGGAGGTGCTCGGGGCCGTAGCCGAACGCATCAACGAGGTCGACCGCGTGCGGACGGATCTTCACCAGGAGCCGGTTGATGTAAGTACCCACGGTCCTGCCGCGCTGCATGGAAAGCCGGCCGTTCATGAGGTACCAGGAGAGGTGCTTCTCAATGAGGGACAGGCCGAAGAGATCGCGCAACCAGGTGAGCACCCGCTTGGTTCCTTCGTCAGGCGTCCGGGCCAGGGCCTCGGTGAAGGCCTCCCACTGGAGCAGTTCGGCATGGGCCTGGGCTGCTTCGATCAGTTCATCCTGGTGCTGGTTGAAGAGGGCCGCCGCCTGGTGCTGGGGGAGCTTATTGGCTCCCTTCAACGCCGCGCCGACCTCGGCAACCATGGACTGGACACGGTCCGCGAGCAGTGTGCGCTGGCCTTCTTCGTCGCGCAAGGCCAGGGCGGCTTTTTGCACCGAGCCGGTGTCGGCCACGAACTGGGCAACCTGCCTCAGTCCTGTCCGGTGCAGGGCGACACCCGCGGCCTGGTCCACGACGTAGCGGGCCAGCACGCCAAAGTCGGCACTGCGGAATTCCTTGGCGTAATCGGCCAGGAGGCGCTTGGCGACCAGTTGGAGCAGGACGGTGTTGTCACCTTCGAACGTCACGTAGACGTCGAGGTCCGCACGCAGGGAAGCAAAGCGGTTCTCGATCAGGAAGCCCGCGCCGCCGCATGCTTCACGGCATTCCTGCAGTGTGTCCAGTGCGTGCCAGGTGCTCAGCGGCTTGAGTGCAGCTGCCAGCGTCTCGAGGTCCTGCCGGTCGGCGTCGGTGTCATGGGCGCCGGAGAACACGTCGTCGAACTTCTGGAGCAACTGCTCGTGCGCAAAGCTTGCCGCGTAGGTGGTGGCCAATCGCGTGAAGAGCCGGCGCTGGTGCCGCTGGTAGTCCAGCAGCACTTCTTCATCCGTGGGGGAGGAGGCATTGAACTGCCGGCGCTCAGTGGCGTATTGGATGGCCGTCTTGAGGGCTACCTTGCTGGCGGCAACGGCTGCACCATCGAGGGAGACACGCCCCTGGACCAGGGTTCCCAGCATCGTGAAGAAACGACGGCCGGGGCTGGCGATAGTGGAGGTGTACGTGCCGTCCACTGCGACATCGCCGTAGCGGTTCAGAAGGTTGGTGCGAGGGATCCGGACGTTGGTGAAATGGAGGCGTCCGTTGTCGATGCCGTTCAGTCCACCCTTGATGCCGTCATCCTCACCGCCGATGCCCGGCAGGAACTCCTTGGTGGCCGGATCCCGGAGTTCCACATAGAAAGCGTGGACGCCGTGGTTGACGTTCCGGGTGATCAGCTGGGCGAACACCACGGCTGCCAGGCCGTCATTGGCCGCGTTGCCGATGTAGTCCTTCCATGCTGCACGGAAGGGGGTGTTGATGACGAACTCCTGGGTGCTGTCGTCGTAGGTGGCCGTGGTGGCGATGCTTGCAACATCAGAGCCGTGGCCGGTCTCCGTCATCGCAAAGCAGCCGGGAATGTCCAGGCTCATGATGCCAGGAAGCCATTTGTCGTGGTGCTCGGACGTGCCCAGGTGCATGACGGCAGAGCCGAAGAGGCCCCACTGCACACCGGCCTTGATCTGCAGCGAGGGGTCGGCGGTGACCAGTTCCTCAAAGCCGGCGATGTTGCCGCCGTGGTCGTCCGAGCCACCCAAACGCGTGGGGAAGGCACGGTGGACAGCATTGTTGTCCACCAGGAACTTCAATTGCTCGAATACGCGGGCGCGGTGCTCCGTGTGGTGCAGCCCCTCGATTTTTTGCACAGCGGGGTTGCCCGCCACCTCACGGGCCTGATGCCGTATATGAGCCCATTTACCCAGGAGTTGCTCGCCGAGCGCCGCGACATCGACCACGGGTTCGGCGGCGGCAACGTCGCGGCTTGCCGGCTTGTTGGCCGATGAGGCCCGGTCCACTACTTCAGTCATGTTGTTTCCTTCTTTGGTTCCGATAACTGATGAGTCATTTGCTGGTGTCAGGTGGTGGTCTTGAGTTGCGGTGCGATGCCAAGGCACAGCCAGTCGGTAATCTGCCCGGCCATGGCCGCCTGGTCGGGCTTGCCGGCGCCTGCGGGGCTCCCCAGCCACATCTCTCCGGCGTTTCGTACCAGCCCGATGGCGGCAGTGGGCCAGTAGACGATCACCGATTGTTTTTCTTCACCCAGGTGCTCACGCATGGGGGTGGCGATCATCTCCGTGATCTGCTCAAAGAAGTTGCCCAGGGCTCCCGAAGCCGCAATCGCGTCCTGCGCGGACGCTTCGCCAGGAGACAGGCGCGTGATGAAGGCATAAACGTTGGGACTGGACTCAGCCATCTGCAAGTAGGCCGAAACCATCGCATACAGTCCCTCGCGGGGGGTTTGGGCCAGTTGCGCAGCTTCCTTCATCCGGCGCTGCATCTGGCCCAGGACTACTTCTCCCATGGCCTGTTGCAGCCCGGCCTTGTCACCGAAATAGCGGTAGAACACGGATTTGGAAGTGCCCGCCGCGCCGGCGATGTCCTCCATCGAGGCATCGCTTCCCAGCCGGTGGACGGCCCTCCGGGCTGCCTTGATGAGTTCGCGACGACGTTCCTCGCGGTGGGATTGCCATCGCGCGGCCCTGCCGTCTACGGCGGAGGGAGCCTCTCCCGGGAGAACCTCGGGGGCGGTGGGGATTTCCTGGCGGTGGCTGTTCACGATACCCAGCGTATCAGGTACGCTGGGTATCAGTAACTGGCATTGATCGAAGGAGACAAGCATGGCTGCAGCAGACGTGACCCCGGGCGAGAACCCCGAGCGCACTACGACACCCGCGGCAACGCGCCGCGCCTTCATCGTGGGCGGCAACCGCATCCCGTTCGCCCGCACCGGCGGAGCCTACGTGAAGTCCTCCAACCAGGACATGCTCACAGCAGCACTTGAGGGGCTGATCGCACGGTTCGGGCTGCAGGACGAACGCATCGGCGAGGTAGCAGCCGGGGCGGTGCTGAAGCATTCACGGGACTTCAACCTCACCCGCGAAGCCGTGCTGGGCTCGGCCCTGTCACCGGAAACCCCTGCCTACGACCTCCAGCAGGCCTGCGCAACAGGCCTGGAAACCGTGCTGGGGTTGTCGAACAAGATCAAGCTGGGCCAGATAGAGTCCGGCATTGCCGGTGGCGTCGACTCGGCGTCCGATGCGCCCATCGCGGTCAGTGAAGGCCTCAGGGAGATCCTGCTGGACCTTAACCGAGCCAAGACTCCGGTTCAGAAGCTGAAGATCATCGGCCGCATCCGCCCCAAGGATCTGGCTCCCGATGCCCCCAACACCGGAGAGCCCCGCACGGGCCTGTCCATGGGAGAACACCAGGCCCTCACCACAGCCCAGTGGAACATCAGCCGCGAGGCACAGGATGAGCTGGCCTTCAACAGCCACCGCAACCTCGCAGCCGCCTACGAACGGGGCTTCTTCGATGACCTCCTGACCCCGTACCGGGGCCTCAGCCGTGACTCCAACCTCCGCCCGGACACCACGCTCGAGAAGCTCTCAACGCTGAAACCCGTGTTTGGCAAGAACCTTGGGTCCGAGGCAACAATGACCGCCGGCAACTCCACGCCGCTGACTGATGGCGCATCAACAGTACTTCTGGCCACCGAAGAATGGGCCGATGAGCACAGCCTGCCCAAGCTGGCCACCGTGTTGGACGGCGAGGCGGCCGCCGTCGATTTCGTCCATGGCAAGGACGGGCTCCTGATGGCTCCGGTCTTCGCCGTCCCGCGCCTGCTGGCCCGCCACGGCCTGACGTTCGAGGACATTGACTTCTTCGAAATCCATGAGGCCTTCGCCGGAACCGTCCTGAGTACCCTGGCTGCCTGGGAGGATGAGGAATTCGGCCGCACGCGCCTTGGGCTTGACGGCGCCCTCGGCAAGGTCGACCGGGCCAAGCTCAACGTCAACGGTTCATCCCTGGCCGCAGGGCATCCCTTTGCCGCTACCGGCGGACGGATCGTCGCCTCCCTCGCAAAGATGCTGCACGAAAAGGGATCCGTGGACGGGCGCCCTGCGCGCGGCCTGATCTCCGTATGCGCCGCAGGCGGCCAGGGCGTCGTCGCGATTCTGGAAGCAGCCTAGGGGGAACTCCATGACAGACAAGTACACACAGATCGTCAGCCACGGACTGGGCAGGAACGTCGCCCGGAAACTGGGACTGCCACAGCCGGTGGAGCTTCGACGCTACCAACCCGGAGCACCGCTGATAACCGGCCCCGTACTGGTCAGCGGTGACAGCGCCGGAAGCGACGACATCGCCACCACCCTTCTCGGCTGGGGCCTGGACGTCCGCCGGAATGCGCTCCCCAAGGAAAAACTGGGCGCCATCATCCTTGTGCTGGATGCTGTGCAGCACCCGGAGGACCTTGGCAAGCCTGTCCTCAAGGCGGCCGCCTCCCTGCGGGACCTCGCTCCCAACGCCCGGGTGGTGACGATTTCGCGGAGCCCCCAGTCCGCACCGTCACCGGCGTCGGCGGCCGCCCGCCAAGGCATTGACGGACTCCTGCGCTCCCTGGCCAAGGAGCTGCGGGCCGGGGCGACAGCCAACGGAATACTCCTCGACGACGAGCTGGCAACAACCAGTCCGTCTGCGCTCGGTGCCCTGCGCTTCTTCCTGTCGGGCCGCTCGGCGTACGTTGACGGACAGTTCCTGACGGTCTCCTCGACGTCGGGGGCGCTGCCTACGGACTCCGACAAGCCGTTGGCCGGCAAGGTCGCAGTTGTTACCGGAGCTGCCAGGGGCATCGGTGCTGCCATTGCCCGCACCCTGCACCGCGATGGGGCGAAAGTGGTCCTGGTGGACATTCCGGCGGCCGGCGACCATCTGGCCGCTGTCGCCAATGACGTCATGGGCACCGCGCTCCAGCTCGACATCAGCCGTGACGACGCAGGGCATCGGATCATAGAACACGCCGTGGAACGCTACGGCCGGCTGGACATCGTGGTGCACAACGCCGGAATCACCCGCGACAGGCTCCTGGCCAACATGGACGAGGGCCGGTGGCAGTCCGTGATGGCGGTCAACATCGCGGCGCAACTGAGGATCAATGAGGCCCTTCTGGCATCGGAGCACTTCAGGACCTCTCCGCGCATCGTTTCAGTGGCCTCCACCAGCGGAATCGCCGGCAACAGGGGCCAGACCAACTACGGGGCGTCCAAAGGTGGCGTGATCGGCATGGTCAGGTCGACGGCGGCCCTGCTGGAGCCATACGGCGGCACCATCAATGCCGTCGCACCTGGATTCATTGAAACCGAGATGACGGCGAAGATGCCTTTGGCCATCCGCGAAGCGGCAAGGCGGCTGAACTCCCTTAAACAAGGCGGCCAACCACAGGACGTAGCCGAAGCAATTGCCTTCCTCGCCAGCGACGCCGCCGGCGGGATCTCCGGAGGAGTGCTGCGGGTCTGCGGGCAACAGTTGGTGGGAGCATGAACACGCCGCAAGCGGTGGTTCTTGAGGAGCTTCCGTCGCTGTCCCGGCTTTACGTCAACGCAGCGACGACGGCGGCCCGCCGGCGCGTACTGGGCGCAAATTCAGGCGGAACCAGGTTGCCGGCGGTCAGCCACGAGGTCCGGGACGTCAGGGCCGACGTCGAAAACCTGACCGCCTACCAGCACTTGGTGGGGGAGACGGCCAGCGACACCCTCCCGGCCGGCTATGTCCATGCACTGGCGTTCCCGGTGTCCATGAGTGTGATGAACCGGGATGATTTCCCTTTACCGCTCCTTGGCATGATCCACCTCAGGAACCATGTGGAGCAGCACATGCCCATCCACTTCACCGAAACCCTGGACATCAAGTCCTGGGCGGAGAACATGACAGGGCATCGCGCAGGGACCCAGCTGGACGTTGTTGCTGAAGTCCGTTCCAATTCCAATGGGACGCTGCTGTGGCGCGGGGTGTCCACCTACCTCGCCAAAGGCGTTTTCCTGCCGGGCATCGATAAGGCGGGAACCGCACATGGATCTTCCGCCCCAGCCGATTTTTCACCTCCGGATCCCACAGCCCTCTGGCAGCTTGGCCTGGACATCGGGCGGAGCTATGCCGCGGTGTCGGGTGACTTCAATCCAATCCACCTGAGCGTCCTGTCAGCGAAAGCACTGGGCATGAGGGGCTCGATTGCCCATGGGATGTATCTGGCCTCCCGGGCGTTGGCAGACGTTGGAGCTGCCAAGTCGGAGGCTTTTACCTGGAAGGTCACGTTCGAAGCTCCTGTTTTCCTTCCTGCACGGGTGGCCTTGGATATTGCGACAGTCCAGTCCGCGTCGGGGGCGTGGGAGCGCTCGGAGTACATCGCTTGGAATCCGCGCAGCGGTAGGCGCCATTTCCTGGGCTCCGTTTCAGCATTGTCGTGAACCATGTCCGGTAAGCGGCGG is from Paenarthrobacter nicotinovorans and encodes:
- the glgA gene encoding glycogen synthase, with product MRIDIVTKEFPPEIYGGAGVHVAELSRVLAKHVDLHVRAFGAPRDADYHGATVASYATPEDLGGANAALQTLGVDLRIVPDIAGADLVHSHTWYANMAGHLASLLHGIPHVLSAHSLEPLRPWKAEQLGGGYALSSWVEKTAYEAAAAIIAVSDGMRQDILRSYPDVDPDKVRVVHNGIDVSLWERDEEDDAIRALGIDPAKPSVVFVGRNTRQKGVPYLLRAASSLPDDVQLVLCLGAADTPELAAETARLIEELQTKRQGVVLIERMLPRRELIQVLSHATAFACPSIYEPLGIVNLEAMACGAAVVASATGGIPEVVQHGETGLLVPLEQVTDGTGTPLDPGKFVSDFAAALNQVVSDPARAREMGIAGRRRAEDHFSWESITETTLEVYRSVLR
- a CDS encoding acyl-CoA dehydrogenase family protein, with translation MTEVVDRASSANKPASRDVAAAEPVVDVAALGEQLLGKWAHIRHQAREVAGNPAVQKIEGLHHTEHRARVFEQLKFLVDNNAVHRAFPTRLGGSDDHGGNIAGFEELVTADPSLQIKAGVQWGLFGSAVMHLGTSEHHDKWLPGIMSLDIPGCFAMTETGHGSDVASIATTATYDDSTQEFVINTPFRAAWKDYIGNAANDGLAAVVFAQLITRNVNHGVHAFYVELRDPATKEFLPGIGGEDDGIKGGLNGIDNGRLHFTNVRIPRTNLLNRYGDVAVDGTYTSTIASPGRRFFTMLGTLVQGRVSLDGAAVAASKVALKTAIQYATERRQFNASSPTDEEVLLDYQRHQRRLFTRLATTYAASFAHEQLLQKFDDVFSGAHDTDADRQDLETLAAALKPLSTWHALDTLQECREACGGAGFLIENRFASLRADLDVYVTFEGDNTVLLQLVAKRLLADYAKEFRSADFGVLARYVVDQAAGVALHRTGLRQVAQFVADTGSVQKAALALRDEEGQRTLLADRVQSMVAEVGAALKGANKLPQHQAAALFNQHQDELIEAAQAHAELLQWEAFTEALARTPDEGTKRVLTWLRDLFGLSLIEKHLSWYLMNGRLSMQRGRTVGTYINRLLVKIRPHAVDLVDAFGYGPEHLRARIASGAEAERQDEARRHFREMRASGSAPSDEKALLALKAAKSRPSK
- a CDS encoding TetR/AcrR family transcriptional regulator: MNSHRQEIPTAPEVLPGEAPSAVDGRAARWQSHREERRRELIKAARRAVHRLGSDASMEDIAGAAGTSKSVFYRYFGDKAGLQQAMGEVVLGQMQRRMKEAAQLAQTPREGLYAMVSAYLQMAESSPNVYAFITRLSPGEASAQDAIAASGALGNFFEQITEMIATPMREHLGEEKQSVIVYWPTAAIGLVRNAGEMWLGSPAGAGKPDQAAMAGQITDWLCLGIAPQLKTTT
- a CDS encoding acetyl-CoA C-acetyltransferase, with amino-acid sequence MAAADVTPGENPERTTTPAATRRAFIVGGNRIPFARTGGAYVKSSNQDMLTAALEGLIARFGLQDERIGEVAAGAVLKHSRDFNLTREAVLGSALSPETPAYDLQQACATGLETVLGLSNKIKLGQIESGIAGGVDSASDAPIAVSEGLREILLDLNRAKTPVQKLKIIGRIRPKDLAPDAPNTGEPRTGLSMGEHQALTTAQWNISREAQDELAFNSHRNLAAAYERGFFDDLLTPYRGLSRDSNLRPDTTLEKLSTLKPVFGKNLGSEATMTAGNSTPLTDGASTVLLATEEWADEHSLPKLATVLDGEAAAVDFVHGKDGLLMAPVFAVPRLLARHGLTFEDIDFFEIHEAFAGTVLSTLAAWEDEEFGRTRLGLDGALGKVDRAKLNVNGSSLAAGHPFAATGGRIVASLAKMLHEKGSVDGRPARGLISVCAAGGQGVVAILEAA
- a CDS encoding 3-oxoacyl-ACP reductase, whose amino-acid sequence is MTDKYTQIVSHGLGRNVARKLGLPQPVELRRYQPGAPLITGPVLVSGDSAGSDDIATTLLGWGLDVRRNALPKEKLGAIILVLDAVQHPEDLGKPVLKAAASLRDLAPNARVVTISRSPQSAPSPASAAARQGIDGLLRSLAKELRAGATANGILLDDELATTSPSALGALRFFLSGRSAYVDGQFLTVSSTSGALPTDSDKPLAGKVAVVTGAARGIGAAIARTLHRDGAKVVLVDIPAAGDHLAAVANDVMGTALQLDISRDDAGHRIIEHAVERYGRLDIVVHNAGITRDRLLANMDEGRWQSVMAVNIAAQLRINEALLASEHFRTSPRIVSVASTSGIAGNRGQTNYGASKGGVIGMVRSTAALLEPYGGTINAVAPGFIETEMTAKMPLAIREAARRLNSLKQGGQPQDVAEAIAFLASDAAGGISGGVLRVCGQQLVGA
- a CDS encoding MaoC/PaaZ C-terminal domain-containing protein, with product MNTPQAVVLEELPSLSRLYVNAATTAARRRVLGANSGGTRLPAVSHEVRDVRADVENLTAYQHLVGETASDTLPAGYVHALAFPVSMSVMNRDDFPLPLLGMIHLRNHVEQHMPIHFTETLDIKSWAENMTGHRAGTQLDVVAEVRSNSNGTLLWRGVSTYLAKGVFLPGIDKAGTAHGSSAPADFSPPDPTALWQLGLDIGRSYAAVSGDFNPIHLSVLSAKALGMRGSIAHGMYLASRALADVGAAKSEAFTWKVTFEAPVFLPARVALDIATVQSASGAWERSEYIAWNPRSGRRHFLGSVSALS